The following are from one region of the Actinomycetes bacterium genome:
- a CDS encoding DUF6220 domain-containing protein, which yields MRSTYRVLAFLVAACVAVQAAAIAMGFFGIIHEMEDGGAITSSYDWEGNLGVMIHRYNGSLIALLVIALLVVSFFTRAPGAVRWAAALFGLVLLQFALLFPAFAVGPTWGGLHGLNALLILGTALQAGRRITRVQSDERVLDTAPV from the coding sequence ATGAGATCCACCTACCGCGTGCTGGCCTTCCTCGTCGCCGCATGCGTGGCAGTGCAGGCCGCCGCCATCGCCATGGGCTTCTTCGGGATCATCCACGAGATGGAGGACGGCGGGGCCATCACGTCCAGTTACGACTGGGAGGGCAACCTCGGCGTGATGATCCACCGGTACAACGGCTCGCTCATCGCGTTGCTGGTCATCGCGCTCCTAGTCGTCTCGTTCTTCACCCGCGCCCCAGGAGCGGTGCGGTGGGCCGCCGCGCTGTTCGGCCTCGTGCTGCTGCAGTTCGCGCTGCTCTTCCCGGCGTTCGCGGTCGGCCCGACCTGGGGCGGACTGCACGGGCTCAACGCGCTACTCATCCTCGGTACGGCGCTGCAGGCCGGTCGGCGGATCACCCGGGTGCAGAGCGATGAACGGGTCCTGGACACGGCGCCGGTCTGA
- a CDS encoding ATP-binding cassette domain-containing protein translates to MDEAVALSVRGVGKSYKRRRVLDDVSFEVRRGEALAVIGENGAGKTTLLRICAGVLAADTGTVARPPRLAYCPQEAGLIENLTADEHVLYVGAGLGLDRAGAAARGGALLDWLRYPPDEAATVRELSTGTRQKLNLALALMSDGPLVLLDEPYQGFDRGTYENFWEHVRTWRDEGAAVVVVTHMLAELHRVTHVLELRTGGGWSLDGERGVAA, encoded by the coding sequence ATGGATGAGGCAGTAGCGCTGTCGGTGCGGGGGGTCGGGAAGTCCTACAAGCGGCGCCGGGTGCTCGACGACGTCTCCTTCGAGGTGAGACGTGGTGAGGCGCTCGCCGTGATCGGCGAGAACGGTGCCGGCAAGACGACGCTGCTGCGCATCTGCGCTGGCGTCCTGGCAGCGGACACGGGGACCGTCGCCCGCCCGCCTCGGCTCGCCTACTGCCCACAGGAGGCCGGCCTCATCGAGAACCTCACGGCCGACGAGCACGTCCTCTACGTGGGGGCGGGGCTGGGCCTAGACCGGGCCGGGGCCGCGGCTCGTGGTGGGGCGCTGCTGGATTGGCTGCGCTACCCACCGGACGAGGCGGCCACCGTCCGCGAGCTCTCGACCGGTACCCGGCAGAAGCTCAACCTTGCGCTGGCGTTGATGAGCGACGGCCCACTGGTCCTGCTGGACGAGCCGTACCAGGGCTTCGACCGCGGCACGTACGAGAACTTCTGGGAGCACGTCCGGACGTGGCGCGACGAGGGCGCGGCCGTCGTCGTCGTCACCCACATGCTCGCCGAGCTGCACCGCGTGACACACGTGCTCGAGCTGCGTACGGGCGGCGGCTGGAGCCTCGACGGGGAGAGGGGCGTGGCGGCATGA
- a CDS encoding multicopper oxidase family protein has protein sequence MNGSWTRRRSDRAVVAALASAALLLPLGWFWGRSLVPDTYSVMGMGYADHGGGSAARHEAHALGWDGPPAQPGNVPVTELAGPAEGRPDVEVTLVARQETVTLATGETVEGFTLNHASPGPAIRAEQGDLVQVTLINESVARGTTLHWHGVDVPNAEDGVAGITQDAVALGDSHLYRFVAEDAGTYWYHSHQVSHVQVRDGLFGALVVDPPSAPAEVDVVAAVHTYQGLRTVGGATGETRVDVEPGTPVRVRVVNTDDGPLDAQVVGAAFRVLAVDGRDVVGSADVSDRSVRVPAGGRADLGVVGPPAGSAVRVQLGDRAGPSLVLGRAGAGAPSAEELHPRLDLLPYGSPAPLGFDPETVDRRFEYSIGRRPGFVDGIPGLQWSINGQLFPDVPMFVVEEGDVVRMTLENHSGQLHPMHLHGHHVVVLSRNGVAASGSPWWVDSLDVESGESYEVAFVADNPGIWADHCHKLPHAAEGLIAHVAYAGVSTPFRIGGPAGNEPD, from the coding sequence ATGAACGGGTCCTGGACACGGCGCCGGTCTGACCGGGCCGTCGTCGCCGCCCTGGCATCGGCGGCCCTGCTCCTGCCGCTCGGCTGGTTCTGGGGGCGCAGCCTGGTCCCCGACACGTATTCGGTCATGGGCATGGGGTACGCCGACCACGGCGGCGGGTCGGCCGCGAGGCACGAGGCTCACGCGCTCGGCTGGGACGGCCCACCGGCCCAGCCGGGCAACGTCCCCGTCACCGAGCTGGCCGGTCCGGCTGAGGGCCGGCCCGATGTCGAGGTCACGTTGGTCGCCCGGCAGGAGACCGTGACCCTCGCGACCGGGGAGACGGTCGAGGGCTTCACGCTGAACCACGCGTCCCCGGGCCCGGCGATCCGCGCGGAGCAGGGCGACCTCGTCCAGGTGACGTTGATCAACGAGTCCGTGGCCCGCGGGACGACGCTGCACTGGCATGGCGTGGACGTGCCCAACGCCGAGGACGGGGTCGCCGGAATCACCCAGGACGCGGTGGCACTCGGCGACTCCCACCTCTACCGGTTTGTCGCCGAGGACGCCGGGACGTACTGGTACCACTCCCACCAGGTCTCCCACGTCCAGGTGCGCGACGGCCTGTTCGGCGCGCTCGTCGTCGACCCGCCGTCGGCCCCGGCGGAGGTGGACGTCGTCGCCGCGGTGCATACCTACCAGGGCCTGCGCACGGTCGGCGGCGCGACTGGGGAGACGCGGGTCGACGTCGAGCCGGGCACGCCGGTACGGGTGCGGGTGGTCAACACCGACGACGGGCCGCTCGACGCGCAGGTCGTTGGTGCCGCCTTCCGCGTGCTCGCGGTCGACGGCCGCGACGTCGTCGGCTCCGCCGACGTCAGCGACCGGTCCGTGCGCGTGCCTGCGGGAGGCCGGGCGGACCTGGGGGTCGTGGGGCCCCCGGCCGGCTCCGCCGTGCGGGTACAGCTCGGCGACCGGGCCGGGCCGTCGCTGGTCCTCGGCCGCGCCGGCGCCGGCGCTCCGTCGGCGGAGGAACTCCACCCGCGGCTGGACCTGCTCCCGTACGGCTCACCGGCCCCGCTCGGCTTCGACCCCGAGACGGTCGACCGGCGCTTCGAGTACTCCATCGGACGGCGTCCCGGCTTCGTCGACGGCATCCCCGGGCTGCAGTGGTCGATCAACGGCCAGCTCTTCCCCGACGTACCCATGTTCGTGGTCGAGGAGGGGGACGTCGTCCGGATGACGCTGGAGAACCACAGCGGTCAGCTGCATCCGATGCACCTGCACGGCCACCACGTCGTCGTGCTCAGCCGCAACGGTGTGGCCGCGTCCGGAAGCCCGTGGTGGGTCGACTCCCTCGATGTGGAGTCGGGCGAGTCGTACGAGGTCGCGTTCGTGGCCGACAACCCCGGCATCTGGGCGGACCACTGCCACAAGCTGCCGCACGCCGCCGAGGGACTCATCGCCCACGTCGCGTACGCGGGCGTCAGCACCCCCTTCCGGATCGGAGGACCGGCGGGCAACGAGCCGGACTGA
- a CDS encoding response regulator transcription factor has product MTTTVVIADDHPVFLDGLHALLTGEPDVDVVGRAVTGDEAVRAARTLEPDVVVLDLGMPGPGGTATIEAIATGTPSVGILVLTMYDDDSLVFDAVRAGALGYVLKGADPGEVLSAVHAVARREAVFGAALARRMADWFARTVAPDPFEQLTPREHDVLRLLAQGLGNAAMAERLGITLKTVRNLVSSILTKLQLPDRAAAKDQAREAGLGRGTGQLPGPAGTSRG; this is encoded by the coding sequence GTGACGACGACCGTGGTAATCGCGGACGACCACCCGGTCTTCCTCGACGGCTTGCACGCCCTGCTCACCGGCGAACCGGACGTCGACGTGGTCGGCCGGGCCGTGACGGGCGACGAGGCGGTCCGGGCGGCCAGGACCCTGGAGCCTGACGTGGTCGTGCTGGACCTCGGCATGCCGGGTCCCGGCGGGACCGCCACCATCGAGGCCATCGCCACCGGCACGCCGTCAGTCGGCATCCTCGTCCTCACGATGTACGACGACGACAGCCTCGTGTTCGACGCGGTCCGCGCCGGCGCCCTCGGGTACGTCCTCAAGGGTGCCGATCCGGGCGAGGTGCTGTCGGCCGTCCACGCGGTGGCCCGCAGAGAGGCGGTCTTCGGCGCCGCGCTGGCCCGCCGGATGGCCGACTGGTTCGCGCGCACGGTGGCCCCCGACCCCTTCGAGCAGCTCACCCCGCGTGAGCACGACGTCCTCCGGCTGCTGGCTCAGGGCCTGGGCAACGCAGCGATGGCCGAGCGCCTCGGCATCACCCTGAAGACCGTCCGCAACCTGGTGTCAAGCATTCTCACCAAGCTGCAGCTGCCCGATCGTGCCGCGGCGAAGGACCAGGCCCGTGAGGCCGGTCTGGGACGCGGCACGGGACAGCTTCCCGGACCGGCAGGGACGTCGCGAGGTTGA